A genomic stretch from Edaphobacter aggregans includes:
- a CDS encoding efflux RND transporter periplasmic adaptor subunit produces the protein MTTASLTCRHYRFRSAMALAFALTFSGCHSNDRDRASKMTSFSTDASPSATAHLFTVPQDQMSHVRVVTVRPTELTRTLRLTGAVAYNAFKTTPVITQVGGPVSRILVVPGQHVKAGQPMLDVSSPDYSQLLDSYLKAADSYRLANKNYARAQDLYQHQAIAERDLEQAESDRNQAQADLNAADQGMKILGIKNPADLAKAPSSAQIPVLAPIDGEVVERLVSPGQVVQAGQTQAFTISDLSTVWVLANVYQASLASVRSGDDVIVQTDAYPDSFHGRISYVSPALDPNTRTLQARIVVDNPGEKLKRDMYCTVTVTAGSIPNATAVPDSSVLHDDNNQPFVYVAIGANQFGRRDVEIGQSQNGQTQILKGISPGEKVVGDGSLFIQFANSLQH, from the coding sequence ATGACGACTGCATCTCTCACCTGCCGCCACTACAGATTTCGAAGTGCGATGGCGTTAGCTTTTGCATTGACGTTCTCGGGTTGTCACTCGAATGATCGCGACCGAGCGAGTAAGATGACTTCCTTTTCCACGGATGCGTCGCCCTCTGCGACAGCCCACCTCTTCACCGTACCGCAGGACCAGATGTCGCATGTGAGAGTGGTCACTGTTCGTCCCACCGAGTTAACGCGCACACTGCGGCTCACAGGCGCAGTGGCCTACAATGCCTTCAAAACCACGCCGGTCATCACTCAGGTCGGCGGCCCTGTAAGTCGAATTCTGGTTGTGCCGGGCCAGCATGTCAAAGCAGGCCAGCCGATGCTCGACGTGAGCAGCCCCGATTATTCGCAGTTGCTGGATTCCTATTTAAAGGCCGCGGACTCCTACCGTCTCGCGAACAAAAATTACGCGCGCGCACAGGACTTATATCAACATCAGGCGATCGCCGAGCGTGATCTTGAGCAGGCCGAGTCGGACCGCAACCAAGCCCAGGCAGACCTGAACGCTGCAGATCAGGGGATGAAGATCCTCGGGATCAAGAACCCTGCCGATCTGGCGAAGGCCCCTTCTTCGGCACAAATTCCGGTACTTGCTCCTATCGACGGTGAAGTTGTCGAGCGCCTTGTCTCGCCTGGTCAGGTCGTACAAGCAGGCCAGACGCAGGCCTTTACGATTTCAGATCTGAGCACGGTATGGGTTCTTGCGAACGTGTACCAGGCAAGTCTCGCCTCCGTCCGCAGTGGAGATGATGTCATCGTGCAAACGGATGCATATCCTGACAGCTTCCACGGAAGGATTTCGTATGTCTCGCCTGCGCTCGATCCGAATACGAGAACGCTGCAGGCTCGCATCGTTGTTGACAACCCCGGCGAAAAATTAAAAAGGGACATGTATTGCACTGTCACCGTGACGGCAGGCTCGATCCCGAACGCCACTGCTGTGCCTGACTCATCCGTTCTTCACGATGACAATAATCAGCCATTCGTCTACGTCGCCATCGGCGCGAACCAGTTTGGCAGGCGCGATGTGGAGATTGGCCAAAGCCAGAACGGGCAGACACAGATTCTGAAGGGCATTTCCCCTGGAGAGAAGGTTGTGGGCGATGGCAGCTTGTTTATTCAGTTTGCCAATTCGCTGCAACACTGA
- the rbsK gene encoding ribokinase, translating into MGKAQVVVMGSYVADLAFRTEKLPAWGETYMGEDFKLGPGGKGSNQAVAAARAGAKVSFISKLGRDAFGDIARKTYGEEGIDATHVFETDSPTGAAAIIIDAVKGENAIIVVPGACFELTPQEVEQTRQVIAESAIFVTQLELSLPTVEAGLRLAHSLGVPTILNPAPGHELPDTMLQYCDYLTPNETETEILTGIRVVSLTDAEQAADALLSRGVRNAVITLGAQGVLVKNATTLQHVPVYVAGPVVETTGAGDAFNGGFAVALAEGKDILQAARFGCAVAGISVTRHGTAPSMPFRNEVDELLQRFT; encoded by the coding sequence ATGGGTAAGGCTCAAGTCGTGGTGATGGGTAGTTATGTGGCCGATCTCGCGTTCAGGACGGAGAAGCTGCCGGCGTGGGGCGAGACATACATGGGAGAAGATTTCAAGCTTGGGCCAGGCGGGAAGGGCTCGAATCAGGCAGTTGCGGCTGCGCGCGCCGGGGCGAAGGTGAGCTTCATCAGCAAGCTTGGCCGCGATGCTTTTGGCGATATCGCCCGCAAGACATACGGGGAAGAAGGAATTGATGCGACGCACGTGTTCGAGACCGATTCCCCAACCGGTGCTGCAGCGATCATCATCGATGCGGTCAAGGGTGAGAATGCAATTATCGTTGTGCCGGGCGCATGCTTTGAGTTGACCCCGCAGGAGGTGGAGCAAACGCGGCAGGTAATCGCGGAGTCGGCAATCTTCGTCACGCAATTGGAACTCTCGCTGCCAACGGTCGAGGCTGGCCTGAGGCTCGCGCATTCCCTCGGTGTGCCGACGATCCTGAACCCAGCGCCCGGCCACGAGCTTCCGGATACGATGCTACAGTACTGCGACTACCTGACGCCGAATGAGACTGAGACGGAGATCCTGACCGGCATCCGCGTCGTCTCGCTTACAGATGCCGAGCAAGCGGCGGATGCATTACTTTCGCGTGGTGTGCGCAACGCAGTGATCACGCTTGGAGCGCAAGGCGTGTTGGTGAAGAATGCGACAACGCTGCAGCATGTCCCAGTCTATGTCGCGGGTCCAGTAGTAGAGACGACAGGCGCGGGAGACGCATTCAACGGTGGCTTCGCAGTGGCTCTGGCCGAAGGCAAGGACATCCTGCAGGCGGCGCGTTTTGGCTGCGCTGTGGCTGGCATCTCGGTCACACGACACGGCACGGCCCCCTCAATGCCTTTCCGCAATGAGGTCGATGAGCTGTTGCAACGATTTACCTAG
- a CDS encoding GRP family sugar transporter, producing the protein MFVPTTFHAALLMTILSTLCWGSFANTFKGTKNYRFELYYWDYGLGIFLISLALAFTMGSYAGGPDAFLANLHAADNINLFYAALGGFIFNIANVLLIAGIEIVGLAIAFPIAIGIALVQGVVLSYALQPRGNPVLLTAGVSMAVVAVILVGKAYGALRTAGNVISRRGVVVCVISGLLMGIFAPFITRAMTHGATLTPYTAAVFLTLGAFLCCFVFNPILMRKPIVGTPVEAGDYFRASASYHALGLLGGAIWGIGTVFNFVAASLVGVAISYAIGQASPMVACLWGVFVWKEFKGANARAKGYLAAMFFAYVLALVLIARAYAS; encoded by the coding sequence ATGTTCGTTCCCACCACGTTCCACGCCGCTCTCCTGATGACCATCCTGAGCACCTTATGCTGGGGCTCCTTCGCCAACACCTTCAAAGGCACAAAGAATTACCGCTTCGAGCTCTACTACTGGGACTACGGGCTTGGTATCTTTCTTATCTCGCTGGCGCTGGCCTTTACGATGGGCAGTTACGCCGGCGGCCCCGACGCATTTCTCGCGAATCTGCATGCCGCCGACAATATCAATCTCTTCTACGCAGCCCTCGGTGGCTTCATCTTCAATATCGCAAATGTGTTGTTGATCGCCGGTATTGAGATCGTCGGTCTCGCGATCGCATTTCCCATTGCGATTGGTATCGCTCTGGTCCAAGGCGTAGTGCTCAGCTACGCCTTGCAGCCGCGCGGCAATCCTGTCTTGCTGACAGCCGGCGTCTCCATGGCGGTTGTTGCCGTGATTCTTGTCGGCAAAGCATACGGAGCGTTGCGTACGGCAGGCAATGTCATTTCGCGGCGAGGCGTCGTGGTCTGCGTTATCTCCGGCCTGCTGATGGGCATCTTCGCTCCATTTATTACTCGCGCCATGACGCACGGCGCAACTTTAACGCCATATACGGCGGCAGTCTTTCTCACTCTGGGCGCCTTCCTATGCTGTTTCGTCTTCAACCCCATCCTCATGCGCAAGCCAATTGTGGGGACGCCAGTCGAAGCTGGAGACTACTTTCGCGCCTCGGCCTCGTACCACGCGCTCGGTCTGCTCGGTGGAGCGATCTGGGGCATTGGTACGGTCTTTAACTTCGTAGCTGCCTCACTGGTCGGTGTGGCTATCTCCTACGCTATCGGGCAAGCCTCTCCTATGGTCGCCTGCTTATGGGGCGTCTTCGTGTGGAAGGAGTTTAAGGGGGCAAATGCACGCGCCAAGGGATATCTCGCTGCGATGTTCTTTGCGTATGTTCTCGCGCTAGTGCTCATCGCTCGCGCCTACGCTTCGTAG
- a CDS encoding TolC family protein — protein sequence MCLPRLRLPILLVTVSFFGVAGAQSPPAPNQTPSPPPAQALAQNQGSVTISLDDAIQMALQHNHNLLAARTTIQQNEAEEITANLRPNPVLIGDAQFLPVFQPSQFSSDYLDNTAQFDLGVGYLFERGKKRQHRLQAAKDLTTVTRSQVADNERSLGFSVASQFINVELAESTLELAMQDLKSFQNTVDIGEARYKAGDIGEGDLLKIKLQMLQFQTDVSAAQLAKVQGLSDLRQLLGYESIAPDYDVAGAFDYQPVKGNLEDFQAKALVSRPDLQAAQQGVTAANSQHELQKAIGKRDVTGQVNYTHISSLNTVSLFGQIQMPIFDRNQGEIARAGFAITQAQEQAKFTTGQVLTDVRDAFENLRTNDKVVGLYRSGYLDQAKQSRDISEYAYRHGAASLLDFLDAERSYRATQLGYRQALASYLLTIEQLRQAVGTRSLP from the coding sequence ATGTGCTTACCACGTTTGCGTCTTCCAATTTTGTTAGTTACGGTGTCGTTCTTCGGAGTTGCAGGTGCGCAATCCCCACCTGCGCCAAACCAGACGCCGTCGCCCCCACCCGCGCAGGCACTTGCCCAGAACCAGGGATCGGTAACGATTTCGCTGGACGACGCTATCCAGATGGCACTCCAGCACAACCACAATCTGCTGGCCGCTCGAACTACGATCCAGCAGAACGAGGCTGAAGAGATTACGGCGAATCTTCGACCGAATCCAGTGCTTATAGGCGACGCTCAGTTTTTGCCAGTCTTCCAGCCGAGCCAATTCAGCTCGGATTACCTCGACAACACGGCGCAGTTCGATCTGGGTGTCGGCTATCTATTTGAACGAGGCAAGAAGCGACAACACCGCCTGCAAGCTGCCAAAGATCTAACCACAGTGACACGATCGCAAGTAGCCGACAACGAGCGCAGCCTTGGTTTCAGTGTTGCCTCGCAGTTCATCAACGTTGAACTAGCCGAATCGACGCTTGAGTTGGCCATGCAAGACCTCAAGAGTTTCCAAAACACAGTGGATATCGGCGAAGCGCGCTATAAAGCAGGGGACATCGGCGAGGGCGATCTGCTGAAGATCAAGCTTCAGATGCTTCAGTTCCAGACGGATGTATCCGCAGCGCAGCTCGCCAAGGTTCAAGGACTTTCGGACTTAAGGCAGCTGCTCGGATATGAATCGATAGCCCCGGACTACGACGTAGCTGGAGCGTTTGATTATCAGCCTGTCAAAGGCAATCTCGAAGACTTTCAAGCAAAGGCTCTGGTGAGCAGGCCTGATCTGCAGGCGGCACAACAAGGGGTGACCGCTGCGAACAGTCAGCACGAACTGCAAAAGGCGATTGGCAAAAGAGACGTCACAGGCCAAGTGAACTACACGCACATCAGCTCCCTCAATACCGTTTCCCTATTCGGACAGATCCAGATGCCGATCTTCGATCGCAATCAGGGGGAGATTGCACGCGCGGGCTTCGCGATCACTCAGGCCCAGGAGCAGGCAAAGTTCACGACGGGACAAGTACTGACGGATGTGAGGGATGCCTTTGAAAATTTGCGCACCAACGACAAAGTTGTCGGACTCTATCGTTCGGGTTATCTCGACCAAGCGAAACAGTCCCGTGACATCAGCGAGTACGCCTACAGGCATGGCGCAGCCAGTTTGCTGGATTTTCTCGACGCGGAGCGCAGCTATCGAGCGACACAGCTCGGCTATCGCCAGGCACTCGCTTCGTATCTGCTCACTATCGAACAGCTTCGTCAAGCTGTAGGAACAAGGAGCTTGCCATGA
- the deoC gene encoding deoxyribose-phosphate aldolase, with protein MAVKQQEQHPVIHQSVPVELNGRLLEPNRRIPLNLEWVEEIRVNTSAVERRASTIDTRRSVKKEWQAAWLLRAIACMDLTTLSGDDSAERVKRLCAKARYPLQRHIVEKLGIEELNLTTGAVCVYHAFVETAVKALEGTDIPVAAVSTGFPAGLSPLAERVQEIRRSVEAGAHEIDIVITRAHVFNGEWQALYDEVAAFKDACGAAHMKAILGTGDLLTLRNVARASVVAMMAGADFIKTSTGKEATNATIPVSLVMVRAIRDYAERTGMSVGFKPAGGIKTAKQALQWMYVMKDELGRPWLEPSLFRFGASSMLADIERQLEHYITGRYSAAYRHPIA; from the coding sequence ATGGCAGTGAAGCAACAAGAGCAGCATCCCGTTATCCATCAGTCCGTTCCGGTCGAACTCAATGGCCGATTGCTGGAGCCGAACCGCCGGATACCGCTCAATCTCGAATGGGTTGAGGAGATTCGCGTCAATACCAGCGCCGTGGAGAGACGTGCCAGCACCATCGATACGCGCCGTTCGGTGAAGAAGGAGTGGCAGGCCGCATGGCTGCTCCGCGCTATCGCGTGCATGGATCTCACGACCCTCAGCGGCGACGATAGCGCAGAGCGTGTGAAGCGGCTCTGCGCGAAGGCGAGATATCCGCTGCAGCGACACATCGTCGAAAAGCTCGGCATCGAAGAACTGAACCTCACCACTGGAGCGGTCTGCGTCTATCATGCGTTTGTTGAGACCGCCGTGAAAGCGCTCGAGGGGACAGATATCCCTGTCGCTGCGGTCTCGACCGGCTTCCCGGCGGGCCTGTCGCCGCTTGCAGAAAGAGTGCAGGAGATTCGCCGATCCGTCGAGGCAGGCGCACACGAAATCGACATCGTCATCACACGGGCGCATGTCTTCAATGGTGAATGGCAGGCGCTTTACGATGAGGTTGCCGCTTTCAAAGACGCCTGCGGTGCAGCCCACATGAAAGCCATCCTCGGGACAGGTGATCTACTCACGTTGCGTAATGTTGCCCGCGCCAGCGTGGTCGCCATGATGGCCGGAGCTGATTTTATTAAGACCTCTACCGGCAAGGAAGCTACGAACGCAACCATTCCCGTCTCGCTAGTGATGGTCAGGGCTATTCGCGACTATGCAGAAAGAACCGGCATGTCTGTAGGTTTCAAACCTGCGGGCGGGATCAAGACGGCGAAGCAGGCTCTTCAATGGATGTATGTGATGAAGGACGAGCTTGGAAGGCCCTGGCTCGAACCAAGTCTTTTCCGCTTCGGCGCCAGCAGCATGCTTGCCGACATCGAGCGCCAATTAGAGCACTACATCACCGGCCGCTACTCCGCCGCCTACCGTCACCCGATTGCATAA
- a CDS encoding NADH-quinone oxidoreductase subunit N — MLQLALPELIVTVAALIVLAIDLLFLRQYQTRVRFTIAAGLASIGCAAAILQLLLTPAQANVLDGMLVANPLTHLVQIALLVLTIFTLLLSADSTFTEHVGEFVLLILAATVGMMFLVGSQDIVIIFISLELLSLSLYILTAFDKRSARSSEAALKYFLFGGMSAAFLLFGFSLLYGLSNSTSLTYIASAIHGQSLTPLLVIAIVTTVIGLGFKVAAAPFHFWAPDVYQGAPVPSAAFIASGSKVASFFIFFQVMVIGFAGAEGSATWRHFTPGWVSVLAVVAVLSMVLGNLVAIVQSHVRRLLAYSAIAHAGYILLALLSHTQQSLGALIYYVVTYALATLGTFGVIAVVEKQTHSDRLSDFDGLSRRAPVLSFCMFIFLLSLAGIPPLAGFFGKFYLFVSVLAAPGSTGLLWPVVLAIAMSAVSLYYYLQVLKRMYVASPPAGTEKMQAPILSQFVIVLLAAAIVLLGCTPHLLLRWMMEAIQASGL; from the coding sequence ATGTTGCAACTCGCTCTGCCAGAGCTCATCGTTACGGTAGCGGCGCTTATCGTGTTAGCGATCGATCTCCTCTTTCTGCGTCAATATCAGACTCGAGTCCGGTTCACCATTGCTGCCGGGCTGGCATCGATCGGTTGTGCCGCAGCAATTCTTCAGTTACTCCTGACCCCGGCGCAGGCTAACGTCCTCGATGGAATGCTCGTAGCGAATCCGCTTACGCATCTGGTCCAGATTGCACTGCTCGTGCTGACGATCTTCACTCTCTTGCTCTCTGCGGATTCGACTTTTACGGAACATGTTGGCGAGTTTGTCTTGCTCATCCTGGCCGCAACGGTTGGCATGATGTTCCTCGTGGGATCGCAGGACATCGTGATAATTTTTATCTCCCTCGAACTGTTGAGCTTGTCGCTTTACATACTTACCGCTTTCGATAAACGCAGCGCGCGGTCCTCCGAAGCTGCCTTGAAGTATTTTCTCTTTGGTGGAATGTCGGCGGCATTCCTGCTGTTTGGATTCAGTCTGCTTTATGGCTTGTCCAACTCCACTAGCCTCACGTACATTGCCAGCGCTATCCATGGCCAATCCCTTACCCCACTTCTGGTCATCGCCATCGTGACGACCGTGATCGGTCTAGGCTTTAAAGTCGCTGCCGCGCCATTCCATTTCTGGGCGCCGGACGTATATCAGGGCGCACCTGTGCCAAGCGCTGCTTTTATCGCGTCCGGATCCAAGGTCGCCAGCTTCTTCATCTTCTTTCAAGTGATGGTGATTGGCTTTGCAGGTGCGGAAGGCAGTGCTACGTGGCGGCACTTTACACCCGGTTGGGTCTCGGTGCTTGCCGTGGTTGCCGTGCTTTCTATGGTTTTGGGAAATCTCGTGGCAATTGTGCAGAGCCATGTGCGGCGGTTGCTCGCATACTCGGCCATTGCTCATGCGGGTTATATCCTGCTCGCATTGTTATCGCACACGCAACAGAGTCTGGGCGCCCTTATTTATTACGTGGTGACGTATGCGCTCGCAACGCTTGGTACCTTTGGCGTTATTGCAGTTGTAGAGAAACAAACTCATAGCGACCGGCTTTCTGATTTTGACGGGCTCAGCAGACGAGCGCCCGTACTCTCCTTTTGCATGTTCATCTTTCTTCTCTCTCTGGCGGGAATTCCACCACTGGCTGGATTTTTTGGGAAGTTCTACTTGTTTGTCTCCGTACTGGCTGCGCCGGGGTCTACTGGCCTGCTATGGCCAGTGGTCCTCGCCATCGCGATGAGCGCCGTGTCGCTCTACTATTACCTACAAGTGCTCAAGAGAATGTATGTTGCGAGCCCCCCTGCTGGGACAGAGAAGATGCAAGCGCCAATTCTCAGTCAGTTTGTTATAGTCCTGCTTGCTGCGGCCATTGTGTTGCTTGGTTGCACTCCGCATCTACTGTTGCGGTGGATGATGGAAGCGATTCAAGCCTCCGGCCTTTGA
- a CDS encoding efflux RND transporter permease subunit — MIHHVVQFALRQRLLILLAVAFIAVAGAISFQHMPVDAYPDLSPPMVEIITQWPGHAAEEIERLVTVPTEVEMNGVPKMSVMRSISLYGLSDVILTFDEGTDDYFARQVVFQRLSEVTYPTSVTPTLAPLASPSGLVYRYVIESPDRTPQELKIYEDWVIEREYKQVSGVADDSGFGGTVMQYQVLLDPAKIYSYHITVPTVLQQLSVNNSNAGGGFYSQGGQFYYVRGLGLVRDTSDIGNVIVGTQNGVPVRIRDIGEVTIGNAPRLGEFGFNKIDDAVEGVIMMRRGEQTQNVLKGVEEKTQQLNEHILPPDVKVRPYYDRSDLVQLTINTVEHNMLLGMALVLIVLMFFLGNIRAAVIVALTIPLALLFSFIFLHARGVPANLLSIGAIDFGILIDGTLVMVENIFRELGEREGQTYDLHTVILAAAKDVDRPIFYSVAVIIAAYLPIYALSGPSGKLFKPMADTVWIALVGALILTLTFVPVMCAYWFKNGVRERVNKPFEWVRKKYAEELDWCLDHPKITMFVATLIFAATLLLVPFIGGEFMPHLDEGALWVRATMPYTVSFEEASKFSPQVRTILMKYPMVTDVGSELGRPDDGTDPTGFFNDEFYVGLKPYNDASWKTGAIHSKAELTEDIQKQLQAFPGVIFNYTQPAEDAVDEALTGLKSALAVKVYGPDLNVLQNKALEIKRRLSQIPGFTELTVVRELGQPSLLIDVDREKIARYGINVADVEAIVQAAVGGQAATQVIQGEKLFDLVVRMKPEFRENAQQIGNLLVGTPTGQQIPLSELSNIHEASGASFIYRENNSRYIGVQYSIEGRDLQSAVLDGQRAIRDIEKSLPAGYRLTWGGEYGEFLEAKHQMEFIGPLALLIIFMILFALYGNLKFPVTIALGVILTEPVGALIALRMTHTPFSVSSALGLLALMGVSVQTAVILVSYINKLRLENKDIRTATREASLLRLRPIVMTALVACLGLLPAALSTGIGSDTQRPFAIVIVAGLVSRLFLGFFVNPVLYEMVAREGDVLQV, encoded by the coding sequence ATGATTCATCACGTCGTCCAGTTCGCACTGCGGCAGCGGTTATTGATTCTGCTCGCAGTGGCGTTCATCGCCGTCGCTGGAGCGATCTCGTTTCAGCACATGCCGGTGGACGCCTATCCCGATCTTTCTCCTCCGATGGTCGAAATCATCACCCAGTGGCCCGGACACGCAGCCGAAGAGATCGAACGCCTGGTTACAGTCCCGACTGAAGTGGAGATGAACGGCGTGCCGAAGATGTCCGTGATGCGCTCGATATCTTTATACGGACTGTCGGATGTCATCCTTACATTTGACGAAGGTACCGACGACTACTTCGCGCGACAAGTAGTCTTCCAGCGCTTAAGCGAAGTAACTTACCCGACGAGTGTAACGCCAACGCTCGCGCCGCTTGCGAGTCCTTCTGGTCTTGTCTACCGATACGTCATTGAGAGCCCGGACCGCACACCGCAAGAGCTGAAGATCTACGAAGATTGGGTTATCGAGCGCGAATACAAGCAGGTTTCGGGTGTTGCAGATGATTCAGGCTTCGGGGGCACGGTGATGCAGTATCAAGTGCTTCTCGACCCTGCAAAAATCTACTCTTACCACATCACGGTACCGACCGTACTACAGCAGCTCTCCGTCAACAATTCCAATGCGGGTGGCGGATTCTATTCGCAGGGTGGACAGTTCTATTATGTTCGCGGTCTCGGACTCGTCCGTGACACCTCAGATATTGGCAACGTTATCGTCGGCACGCAAAATGGGGTGCCGGTGCGTATTCGCGATATAGGTGAAGTTACGATCGGAAACGCTCCCCGCCTGGGCGAATTTGGCTTTAACAAAATAGATGATGCCGTCGAGGGCGTCATCATGATGCGGCGCGGCGAGCAAACGCAGAACGTACTAAAGGGCGTCGAAGAGAAAACCCAACAGCTCAACGAACATATTCTGCCGCCCGACGTAAAAGTGCGTCCTTATTACGATCGGAGCGATCTTGTTCAGCTGACTATCAACACTGTCGAACACAACATGCTGCTTGGGATGGCCCTTGTCCTCATTGTCCTGATGTTTTTCCTGGGGAATATTCGCGCCGCAGTGATCGTCGCGCTTACCATCCCTCTGGCTTTACTCTTCTCATTCATTTTCTTGCATGCACGTGGAGTTCCTGCAAATCTGTTGTCGATCGGTGCAATCGATTTTGGAATTCTCATCGACGGCACCCTGGTGATGGTAGAAAACATCTTCCGCGAGTTGGGCGAGCGCGAAGGCCAAACCTACGATCTTCATACGGTGATATTGGCAGCGGCCAAGGACGTCGATCGTCCAATCTTTTACTCTGTTGCGGTCATTATTGCGGCCTACCTACCCATCTATGCGCTCAGCGGTCCCTCAGGAAAGCTATTCAAGCCGATGGCGGACACGGTGTGGATCGCCCTCGTTGGAGCATTGATCTTAACGCTCACATTCGTTCCTGTGATGTGCGCCTATTGGTTCAAAAATGGCGTGCGTGAACGCGTGAACAAGCCCTTTGAATGGGTGCGAAAAAAATATGCGGAAGAGCTCGACTGGTGCCTCGACCATCCGAAGATCACGATGTTCGTGGCCACCTTGATCTTTGCTGCAACTCTTCTGCTCGTTCCTTTCATCGGTGGAGAGTTCATGCCTCATCTCGACGAGGGCGCGCTATGGGTGCGCGCAACGATGCCGTATACGGTTTCGTTCGAGGAAGCGAGCAAGTTCTCGCCTCAGGTTCGCACCATCCTGATGAAGTATCCGATGGTGACCGATGTCGGCTCCGAACTTGGCCGTCCGGACGATGGTACGGATCCCACTGGTTTTTTCAATGACGAGTTCTACGTTGGCCTGAAGCCTTACAACGACGCTTCCTGGAAAACGGGGGCGATCCACAGTAAGGCCGAGTTGACTGAGGACATACAAAAGCAGCTCCAGGCGTTTCCTGGGGTTATCTTCAATTACACCCAGCCTGCTGAAGACGCCGTCGACGAAGCGTTGACGGGACTCAAGAGCGCGCTTGCCGTCAAAGTTTACGGTCCAGATTTGAACGTTCTTCAGAACAAAGCACTCGAGATCAAGCGCAGACTATCGCAGATACCTGGATTTACAGAGTTGACCGTCGTGCGCGAACTCGGCCAGCCGAGCCTGCTGATTGATGTTGATCGCGAAAAGATTGCACGCTACGGAATCAACGTCGCCGACGTGGAAGCGATCGTACAAGCGGCTGTCGGTGGCCAGGCAGCTACTCAAGTAATTCAAGGCGAGAAATTATTCGATCTCGTTGTGCGAATGAAACCAGAATTCAGGGAAAATGCACAACAGATTGGCAATCTGCTCGTCGGAACCCCCACGGGCCAGCAAATTCCGCTAAGTGAACTATCGAATATCCACGAGGCCAGCGGCGCTTCGTTCATCTATCGCGAAAACAACTCACGCTACATCGGCGTGCAGTACAGCATCGAAGGACGCGACCTTCAGAGTGCCGTGCTCGATGGGCAGCGAGCTATCAGGGATATTGAAAAATCTTTGCCGGCTGGGTATCGGCTCACCTGGGGCGGCGAGTATGGCGAATTCCTAGAAGCGAAACATCAGATGGAGTTTATCGGCCCGCTCGCGTTGCTCATCATTTTTATGATCCTGTTTGCGCTTTATGGCAATCTCAAATTCCCGGTGACCATAGCTCTCGGCGTCATACTGACCGAACCTGTGGGCGCCCTGATCGCGCTTAGGATGACCCACACACCGTTCAGCGTCTCGTCGGCGCTCGGCTTGCTTGCACTGATGGGCGTTTCGGTCCAAACAGCCGTTATTCTAGTCTCTTATATCAACAAACTGCGTCTCGAAAACAAGGACATCCGCACGGCAACACGCGAGGCTTCGCTCCTGCGGTTGCGGCCTATCGTGATGACTGCCCTTGTGGCTTGCCTAGGGCTTCTACCCGCTGCGCTTTCCACCGGCATTGGTTCTGACACGCAACGGCCATTTGCGATCGTAATCGTCGCGGGACTGGTCTCACGACTATTCCTTGGCTTCTTCGTAAACCCTGTGCTGTATGAAATGGTCGCCCGGGAAGGCGATGTTTTGCAGGTGTGA